A genomic region of Balaenoptera acutorostrata chromosome 4, mBalAcu1.1, whole genome shotgun sequence contains the following coding sequences:
- the GPR160 gene encoding probable G-protein coupled receptor 160 — translation MTALTSENCSFQYQLHQTNQPLDGNCLLFLITLGKILLNILTLGMRRKNTHQNFMEYFCISLAFTDLLLLVNISIISYFRDFVLLGIRFTKYHICLFTQIISFTYGFLHYPVFLTACIDYYLNFSKATKLPFKCQKVFYFFAVILIWISVLTYVLGDPAIYQSLKAQNVYSYHQCPFYISIQSYWLSFSMVMILFMAFITSWSEVITLVQAVRITSYMNETILYFPFSSHSSYTVSSKKTLLPKLIVCFLGTWLPFVLLQIIILLLKVQIPAYIEMNIPWLYFVNSFLIATVFWFNCHKLNFRNMALPADPFVNWKCCFIPLTIHNLEQIEKPISVIIC, via the coding sequence atgactgctcTTACTTCAGAGAACTGCTCTTttcagtaccagctacatcaaaCAAATCAGCCCCTAGATGGTAACTGTCTGTTATTCTTGATTACACTtgggaaaatattattaaatatcctCACACtaggaatgagaagaaaaaacacCCATCAAAATTTTATGGAATATTTTTGCATTTCACTAGCATTTACTGATCTTCTACTTTTGGTGAATATTTCCATTATATCCTATTTCAGGGATTTTGTACTTTTAGGCATTAGGTTTACTAAATACCACATCTGCCTATTTactcaaattatttcttttacttatgGCTTTTTGCATTATCCAGTTTTTCTGACAGCTTGTATAGATTATTACCTGAATTTCTCTAAAGCCACCAAGCTTCCATTTAAGTgtcaaaaagtattttatttctttgcagttattttaatttggatttcAGTCCTTACTTATGTTTTGGGAGATCCAGCTATCTACCAAAGCCTGAAGGCACAGAACGTTTATTCTTATCATCAGTGTCCTTTCTACATTAGCATTCAGAGTTACTGGCTGTCATTTTCCATGGTGAtgattttatttatggcttttaTAACCTCTTGGTCAGAAGTTATTACCTTGGTACAGGCTGTTAGGATAACCTCCTATATGAATGAGACTATCctatattttcccttttcatcCCACTCCAGTTATACTGTGAGCTCTAAAAAAACACTCTTGCCCAAGTTGATAGTCTGTTTTCTTGGTACCTGGTTACCATTTGTACTACTTCAAATAATTATCCTTTTACTTAAAGTACAGATTCCAGCATACATCGAGATGAACATTCCGTGGTTGTACTTTGTCAATAGTTTTCTCATTGCTACAGTTTTTTGGTTTAATTGTCACAAACTTAATTTTAGAAACATGGCATTACCTGCGGATCCATTTGTCAACTGGAAATGCTGCTTCATTCCACTTACAATTCATAATCTTGAGCAAATCGAAAAGCCTATATCAGTAATAATTTGTTGA